In the Rhizobium sp. CB3090 genome, one interval contains:
- the tdh gene encoding L-threonine 3-dehydrogenase: MSNMMKALVKSKPEVGLWMEHVPVPEVGPNDVLIRVRKSAICGTDVHIWNWDQWAQKTIPVPMVVGHEFCGEIAEIGSAVTKYHVGERVSGEGHIVCGKCRNCRAGRGHLCRNTQGVGVNRPGSFGEFVCIPESNVVQIPDDIPDEVAAIFDPFGNAVHTALSFDLVGEDVLVTGAGPIGIMGAMVAKRSGARKVVITDINPNRLALARKLGIEHVVDASKENLADVMKSIGMTEGFDVGLEMSGAAPAFRDMIDKMNNGGKIAILGIAPAGFEIDWNKVIFKMLNLKGIYGREMFETWYKMIAFVQGGLDVSPVITHRIKIDDFRDGFEAMRSGNSGKVVMDWI, from the coding sequence ATGTCGAACATGATGAAGGCCCTGGTCAAATCGAAGCCGGAAGTCGGGCTGTGGATGGAGCATGTTCCGGTTCCGGAGGTCGGGCCGAACGATGTGCTGATCCGGGTCCGGAAATCGGCGATCTGCGGGACGGATGTTCATATTTGGAATTGGGACCAATGGGCGCAGAAGACGATTCCGGTGCCAATGGTCGTCGGCCATGAATTCTGCGGCGAAATTGCCGAGATCGGCTCGGCGGTCACGAAATATCATGTCGGTGAGCGTGTCTCCGGCGAGGGACATATCGTCTGCGGCAAGTGCCGTAACTGCCGGGCGGGCAGGGGGCATCTCTGCCGCAATACGCAGGGCGTTGGGGTCAATCGTCCCGGTTCTTTCGGCGAATTCGTCTGCATTCCGGAATCCAATGTCGTGCAGATCCCCGACGATATTCCGGATGAAGTCGCGGCGATCTTCGATCCCTTCGGTAATGCAGTGCATACCGCGCTTTCCTTCGATCTCGTGGGCGAGGACGTGCTGGTCACGGGCGCGGGGCCGATTGGTATCATGGGCGCCATGGTCGCCAAGCGTTCCGGCGCGCGCAAGGTGGTCATCACAGATATCAATCCCAACCGGCTGGCGCTCGCCCGCAAGCTCGGCATCGAGCATGTCGTCGATGCCTCAAAAGAAAATCTTGCCGATGTGATGAAGTCCATCGGCATGACCGAAGGTTTTGATGTCGGTCTGGAAATGTCGGGTGCGGCGCCCGCCTTCCGCGACATGATCGACAAGATGAACAATGGCGGCAAGATCGCCATTCTCGGCATCGCGCCGGCCGGCTTCGAGATCGACTGGAACAAGGTGATTTTCAAGATGCTTAATCTGAAGGGCATCTACGGACGCGAGATGTTCGAGACCTGGTATAAGATGATCGCATTCGTTCAAGGCGGCCTCGACGTCTCGCCCGTCATTACTCACCGCATCAAAATCGATGATTTCCGCGACGGCTTCGAAGCTATGCGTTCCGGTAATTCCGGCAAGGTGGTGATGGACTGGATTTGA